The DNA region CGTTGAGTTGCGTGCTGTCGACAGGGTACGCAGGGTGGCACCGCTGTAGAGGCCAGGGGTAGTGCGGCCGCTGTGGGAAACATCAGCTTTTGATCTCATCAACCTATTCCCAAGATACATACGCGCTCCACCTCGACGACACAGACACCTGACCCGAGTTTCCGTTCGGCCACGCAACCGTGAGCGGATTGTTGGTCATCCCGCCGCCCCAGGCAAAGCCAACCCATGTCTGGGCAACGGGGGAGATGATctggaggatggtgtcgtATGCCGCATTGTTGGTCGCGTCAGAGGGCAGGGCGATGCGGTAGGTGGGCGCGGTGGCCGAGGTGTAATACTGAAGAAAGCAGAGACTCGGCACGTTGCCGGAGACGGTGGAGCAGTATTTTGAGGTGACACCGTACACTTGCCGCGGTTCTATCTCGGACGAGGGAGTCACCGGGGAGGAAGCTGCCAGCAAAGGTGCGGCGAAGAACGCGACGAGTGATGGCAGATGCATGGTGAACGATTCGGGGCCAATTCAGGGGTAATTCCGTGCCAACATAGAACTCAAAAACAGAGGGAGAGGCTTGGGATTTTATCATCTTATTTTTGTCTACTattccctccttctcaaactgGTCATACAGAGTCTCGCTGATCTGTCGTTCATGGTTGCTCTCCGGATAAAGTCCATATGAGGCATCACCCTTGCCATCCATGTGTTATATAGAGTATTTGCACtgatcaactcctccaactaTCGTCGAGCGGCAAGTGATCGGCAGCAAATCAGAGATCCCGTTTCACAAATCAAGTGATCCCGGCCGGTGGGCGAACAACAGCCTGAAGGACCTCTGCCACTTCACCACGTCGTGCCTCTGAGCTCATCCTCCGAGATGTAACCCCCCTGAAAGGCTTCTCTTTGATTTGAAATAATGTTTACTATGATCCAATCaatcagcagtgtttggAAACAGGCAGAAAACCTACAACGGAGACAACACCAAGCAGGAAGGTCGTCAAAGCGTGGACAATGAATCAAACATGCTCATTCATTCATCATTGAGTTCCTAATGAGTTTCTACCACTTGCAACAACATCCTGCCCGGGTCTAAAtgatttctttttgctgAACCTTGGTGTCCTTTTCGGATGTCTCTTGgacatcatctccatccaCCGACGCCTTCTCTGGGGCCTCGGTCACGCCAAACAGTTGGTCCATGGCCTCGAGAGAGACGCCCTTGGTTTCTGGGATGAAGAACCAGACAAACACAAACATGGAAAAGCAGAAGCTGCCAAAGATGAGGTATGTTCTAAATTTTCGGTTAGTAATCATTTGACTGGTCATATCAAGAGACGCCTACCCATAACCGTCACTTCCGACAGTCACCAACATGGTTGGTACAGCACGGGCAACAACAAAGTTGAAGAGCCATTGAGTGGCGGCAGCGTACGAGACGTTGAGAGACCGAAGACGAGCGGCGGGAATTTCGGATGCCAAAATCCAGCAAGCAGGTCCCCAACCGAATTGGAAGAATCTGTTGCTCTGTCAGTTCATACGAGACAACCGAGAGGATCAAGGTGAGTACGTACGCAGCAAACAAAAAGATGGACACGAGCGCAAAGTACCCGGCCGGGggaacctcctcaccagccctGGGCGGTGAAATGCGCACATACAAGCCAATGTAGAACATGGCAAGGCCTTGGGCGATACTAGTCCACAACAGCGAGCGCCTGCGTCCGAGGGAATCGGCCATGAAGAGCAGGAAGCAAATGCAGCTGACCACCTTGACAATACCATAGATGCCAGTGCTGAAAAGCGAGGTAGAAGTGCCAGTCAGACCGAGGTTCTGGAAGATGGTTGGTGCGTAggtgttgatggcgttggtgCCCGTCATTTGCTGGCAAATCATCAAGGTAATGCTGATAAGTACGCGCTTGCGGTTACCAGGGATTGTCCACATCTCCTTTTGCAACTTCCAGTAGGTGGCATCGCCAATGAGGCGCCGATCCTGCTCCAGCTGGTCGACGATTTCTTGAAACTCCTCTTGGACGTACGGGTGTGTGGGTGGCAGGTTGCGGATGTTGGACAAGATGCGCTTGCAGTCCTCCCATCTGTCCTGTCGTGCCAGCCAACGAGGCGACTCGTGGCAGAGAAGCATGCACCCACACAGGAGCGCAGCAGGTAGGGCCTGAATGGCGAGCGGAAAGATGTACATGATAGGGCCATCCGGGAAGTGAATCGAGACGGAATAGTTGATCCAAAAGGCAATCATGCCCCCCGTGACGATAAACAGCTGGTATAGGCCGGTAAGGAGTCCACGAATGGCGCGGGGCGAGTTCTCGGACACATAGATCGGGTTCACGGCTGAAGCagctccaacaccaacaccagccacGAATCGACCGACGTACATGGCCGCCAGCTTCCCAGAGGCAGCAGCTTGCATGATGACACCGATGATAATAACCAGAGAGGTTGCGATGAGGCACCATTTGCGGCCGAATCGATCTGTGAGAGGCGAAGCGATGAGCGCACCGAGGAAGCAACCAGCTTGAAGGGTCGAGACGATGTTGGCGGCGAGATTGGCGGTAGCGACGGAATTGCGGTCACCGAGGCCAAAGTCTCGAACGAAGGGGGGCAGGACGATAACACCGCCGATGACTGAAGAGTCCCAGCCAAAAGACATGGCACCAAAGCAGGCCTATACACAACATCGTGGTAAGTGTCTGATCAAGCCAGATAAACAAAAGTCTTACCGAACAAGCAAGCAGGTACACCCTCCATCCGTAGATCTCGGCAGGATCCGTGGCCATGGCCTCGTTCCGCACGATCTTGCGGAGGATCTTTTGTGAAAGACCCATGGTGGGCAGCGATCTGACGGTGATCCTCGTGATTTGAATGAGATGCAATCAAGCCTGGAGTTGAGAGCTCAGCTCCTGGCGTTTGCTGCTAACAAGCAAAAGGAAAACAGCACCGCGAGGACCAGATTGCAACAAGAGACTGGAACACGACGGGATGCTCCATCCCGGGCCTTTTTGTAGTTGCACCGCAGCCATCTAGGATCTGGACGGGTGAACGGGTCTGTCTCTGGCTTGTTTCTCGCCTGATTGGCGAATGTGTTGGCTCCCATGCCTGCTGCCACCGTCTGGGGATGCGGAGAAGCAGCCTCTCAAGGAGATCATGGGGCGACTGTGCACTCGGGATACAGAAAAAGTCTTGCAGCGAATGGTGTGTGAGAGCAGGGGGGCTAGAGCAGGCGAGAGATGGACGCATGTCGTTGGATGGGCATCTGTAGAGGCTGGTCTGCCATGCTTTCGCTACCTTGCACTGGCACGGTAAAGCCCCAAGGTTGTCCTTTTTtccaccaagaagaggaggttgaggttgcggCCAGAGTGGGTGCTGCTACAAAAAGCCGA from Podospora pseudoanserina strain CBS 124.78 chromosome 1, whole genome shotgun sequence includes:
- a CDS encoding hypothetical protein (EggNog:ENOG503PMZP; CAZy:AA8; COG:S); amino-acid sequence: MHLPSLVAFFAAPLLAASSPVTPSSEIEPRQVYGVTSKYCSTVSGNVPSLCFLQYYTSATAPTYRIALPSDATNNAAYDTILQIISPVAQTWVGFAWGGGMTNNPLTVAWPNGNSGQVSVSSRWSAGRTTPGLYSGATLRTLSTARNSTHWTVEVVCTGCSRWNSQQNGGRLETQSGSASTFAWAISRTAVPQPSNPSGSFPVHNNQGMFSNALDFGKNARATFTQYVQNKRS
- a CDS encoding hypothetical protein (COG:P; EggNog:ENOG503NVZH); translation: MGLSQKILRKIVRNEAMATDPAEIYGWRVYLLACSACFGAMSFGWDSSVIGGVIVLPPFVRDFGLGDRNSVATANLAANIVSTLQAGCFLGALIASPLTDRFGRKWCLIATSLVIIIGVIMQAAASGKLAAMYVGRFVAGVGVGAASAVNPIYVSENSPRAIRGLLTGLYQLFIVTGGMIAFWINYSVSIHFPDGPIMYIFPLAIQALPAALLCGCMLLCHESPRWLARQDRWEDCKRILSNIRNLPPTHPYVQEEFQEIVDQLEQDRRLIGDATYWKLQKEMWTIPGNRKRVLISITLMICQQMTGTNAINTYAPTIFQNLGLTGTSTSLFSTGIYGIVKVVSCICFLLFMADSLGRRRSLLWTSIAQGLAMFYIGLYVRISPPRAGEEVPPAGYFALVSIFLFAAFFQFGWGPACWILASEIPAARLRSLNVSYAAATQWLFNFVVARAVPTMLVTVGSDGYGTYLIFGSFCFSMFVFVWFFIPETKGVSLEAMDQLFGVTEAPEKASVDGDDVQETSEKDTKVQQKEII